The region AATTTTCATGGCAACGAAAGACTTTGCAAATGATATAATCGCTCTTCAAAACAATCTCTGAAGCAACAAGCGGTGTAAAAATCAAAATTTGTGAGTCTCAAAATTTTCGCCCATGACCATCCATCTTTCCGTTTCTGCTTGGCTTTAAGTTTTCACATACGTTGCAATTGACTGATAACTGACAGCTTGTTAAGAAACACTGTGGAGGGTCACATTTGCCAGCATAACAGTAAGTAAACAAAACCCAgtgctgtgatatatatatatatatatatatatatatatatactagcgtacccgtcgcgcgttgccgcgaagacagccatacatacatacattcgtttttatatatctagataacaaccaatcacaacgcagctttcaagttacctcagcggtataatatataacaaccaatcacagcacagcagctttcatgttacctcagcagtataatatatagcaaccaatcacagcacagctttcatgttacctcagtgggataatatataacaaccaatcacagcacagctttcatgttacctcagcagtataagaaatagcaaccaatcagagcacagctttcattttacctcagcagtataagaaattgcaaccaatcacagcacagctttcattttacctcagcattctcaatatccagcaattgtcttgcgaaacgttcggcggatgcatcattttgtagttgaacacgcatcccgttgctcgtaatgccttttgcttttgtgcttgagatggaaatcaaacgatctttgtctggggggcataactgtcgacgatgctcgtacgcgcgccacctatcgtaggatagttgtactatgccagtaatcttcccaggagtgtactcaacaacttcccaaagtttcatgacgattagatgaatggtgtattagcgcaaaaaggacagacagacagacatacattcaattttatatatatagataaaaaataaaactaaaaagatttgtgaaaaacaaataagaaaacaattgaattttaaaaggaaataataattccTCGTTAAAACTAAAAAGGTAGTTTTTTGCTGTAAATAACAAATATGAATGTAAAATACTAAACTTGGGAATCTAACTCTCATCATAGGTAAGGTTAAAACTTTGcttaaaagaaacatttaaaacttcacatttttCATCAATTTTACAAATATAAAACAAATAATGGTATTGTGGTGAGGGCCTCTTTGTATACTATGTTGGCAGTTTCACCCCCAGGAGCCAGTATGAACAGGTTACTTTGCTGGCCGACTTGGGAACACGCCACATAGAACTGTCCATGCGAGAAACAGCCCTGTCTCACATCTGTACCTGCCTTTGTCAGTGACTGCCCCTGCGACTTGTTAATAGTCATGGCGAAGCATAATTTAATGGGAAATTGAAGCCGCTTAAATTCAAAAATGTAGTCTGAAGGGATTATAGGTATCCGTGGAATAAACACTGTTTCACCTTCACCACAGCCTGTGAACACAGTCACCTCAATAACATTCGGCCGCAATGTCTTTATTTGCAGCCTTGTTCCATTACACAGTTTTGGAGGGTTCAAATCCGGTAACAACATTATGGGTGCTCCAACCTTGAGAGTAAGGCGGTGAGCTGGCATTCCTGGCGGCTCCAGTGTATTAAGAAACTCAACAGGATAGTTGACAGCATCATCACTGTTCAGAACTGAGTCAATCGACTTGTAAACAGTCTCACTTCCACCAAGACGTTCCAACAAACAATGATTTAACTCAGAGGCAGAAGCGTTTGTAGGCGTTAACAATGCTCTTTCTCGTAGCCAAGAGGCAGGTTTCTGTCTGAGGTGTTTAATGTCAGGATATATTTCTGCTATGAGACTTTCTACAGAGTCGACAGTAGTACACAGGTTTGGTGGGATCTTAAGGATGCTATGGATGTTGTTAAGATCTCCATTgcctatttttaaccccttcccgctccaggacgtaccgttacgtcccgggagcctggtacttcccgcaaaaggacgtaccggtacgtcctggagatagcacgggatcacataagatcctgcgctatcctgcagcgggagccggctgtcagtcacagccggcgtcccgctccaacagcggggggacatcggagatgcgcccgccgctgttaaccccttccctgccgcgatctaagtagatcgcggcagggaaagagttcacagagggatcgcgatccctgtgtgtctccggccggctctcgcgatgtcatcgcgagagcccggcctgtcaccatggcaacaggatgccagacactggcatcctgtattgcctgtgcctataatcgctgtacaagcgataaggcatggcagagcagtagctctgccatgccttatgacagcgatcataggcacagtgatgtaagtccctcagagggactcaaatagtataaaaaaaagaaaagaaaagtgtaaaaaaaagaaaaatgtaaaaaaatatgtaaaaaaaccccttttttatgctttttctaatattagcataaaaaaagggaaaaaaaactaaaaccccacatattggatattgacgcgtccgtaacgacgtgtacaaaaagttgaacacgctttttattttgtacgacaaaaagcgtaaaaaaaaacgctaaaaaacagaggcaaaatgctaatttttagcattttgcctcacaaaaaatgcaataaaagtgatcaaaaaagccgtacatttgccaaaatggtaccaataaaaactacagctcgtcttgcaaaaaataagcccttaaagagctccgtacatagaaaaataaaaaagttacatgactttgaatgcagctatagagaaaaaaaaaagatttccaaaaaaagggggttttattgcaaaaaagtgtaaaaacctaaaaaaaatataacaattttggtatcgttgtaaccgtaccgacccgcagaaaaaatttagtgtgtcatttatgctgcatgattaacgctgtattgtctatatacccaaaagtggcaccgataaaaactacagatcgccacgcaaaaaacaagcccttatacggcagcgtccacggaaaaataaaaaagttatggcttttgaaaaatggagatggaaaaataccaaaaaatcgcttggtcctcaacgccaaaataggccgtgtcattaaggggttaacagaagaTCAGCAAATTCGCCGGCATTGATGTCACCCCTCAGATGAACCCTCATATTTGTAGAAAGAGATAATTTTTCTACTTTTGGCCAAAGAAAGGAACTCTTGAGGCAAGCATTGACCTCATCAGCACGAGTACCTCGGGGCATGACAGGTAAAGTTTGCCTGAAGTCTCCTGAGAACAACACTGTGACTCCTCCCATAAGTTTGTTGCTGTTACGGAGATCTCGAAGAGTGCGGTCAACTGCCTCTATTCCGGCTTTATGCGACATTGTACATTCATCCCACACTATAAGTTTACAGTCTTGGAGTACTCGTGCAATGTCACTCTGCTTCGAAATACTGCAGACTGTGGCTTCAACTCGATTTAAATTTAATGGCAGCTTGAAGGTGGCGTGTGAAGTTTTTCCTCCCTGTAGTAGTGTAGCAGCAATGCCTGAGGATGCTACAGCAATTGCAATGTTTTTTGTGCTCCTTACTTTGGCCaacaacaaatttatcaaatagGTTTTTCCAGTTCCTCCTGATGCATCCAAAAAGAAGACTTTGTTGGAATTAGACTCAACACTTTGTAGTACTTTATGGTAGACAATCTTTTGGTCATCAGTAAGGCATGCTTCATGTTTTGTCACTGTGTCTTTCAGTATTGCAACATCGTAATTGATTTGCTTCAGATATTCTCAGTTTTCCAAAATGTCATCAGTTCGTATTGATTCTGGTAAgcttgacccgggtataacggagtcgtatgctgctatgaccttacccctttaaatccccctccccacctaccattacccgaacagaccaccgacaccatctgttggataaaatttggccacagcagccaatttattaaaacaaacaacattaacataaaatttttaaacgcatttcctttcaaatatatcatacaccattataacctcctaaccattataaacattccctaatggaaaacctgcgaagaggaccttggagcccctcctacttctaaaaatatcctgtcgcctcaaaccaacagaggaaatagctgtcccggtcaccagccgcaacttggctggctcaggcgacgctatttccaaaaccttcttcctcccgccgccggtggcagactcgggagcccaagcaaactccccattaacctccggccgccgtttcttcccgaccccgaggccggctagccacccctggctagcctctcccaccgactatcagggctccgccctgtaacccaggaggcgacaggccacgattgaccaaatacaaaaaaggggggaaggggctatgtagcccctgccttcccccactaaccttctacacgggctccaagggcccctccccctcccctgctgcTATGACGAAAGCCCTTTCCCGTGATcccacccctctccccccctggGTTTCTTCTAGGGCGGGCGGGCGGGACTCTTCTAACTtcagcttctttcttcctcttcttctggacgctGTAATGGCCTTTCCCTGCGCTACCCCTCTATTTAACCCCCTcttcctaagctccgccccctcccggcatcctctactctaattaacccccctcctccccgttaaccctatcatgctgccttcctcctaccgccctgcgggcttccggctccggcagaccttgacccgggtataacggagtcgtatgctgctatgaccttacccctttaaatccccctccccacctaccattacccgaacagaccaccgacaccatctgttggataaaatttggccacagcagccaatttattaaaacaaacaacattaacataaaatttttaaacgcatttcctttcaaatatatcatacaccattataacctcctaaccattataaacattccctaatggaaaacctgcgaagaggaccttggagcccctcctacttctaaaaatatcctgtcgcctcaaaccaacagaggaaatagctgtcccggtcaccagccgcaacttggctggctcaggcgacgctatttccaaaaccttcttcctcccgccgccggtggcagactcgggagcccaagcaaactccccattaacctccggccgccgtttcttcccgaccccgaggccggctagccacccctggctagcctctcccaccgactatcagggctccgccctgtaacccaggaggcgacaggccacgattgaccaaatacaaaaaaggggggaaggggctatgtagcccctgccttcccccactaaccttctacacgggctccaagggcccctccccctcccctgccacagcaagtGAGGCTCGACCaccttgagcctgcgccgccccccACACCAATAGCGCCCGCTCAATTCCCTCCTGCAATCCTTCCGTCCATAGGTCAATGCCGATGTCATTTAAGTGGACGCCGTCTGACCTCCAGTAATTGCCGACCCCTTTCTCCAGGTCTATAtgtcgcgctgctaccccccctttGCTGCCCAGGAACCGCGACACTTCCCTGTTGAGCTTCACTCTTGCTCTGTTCAGGCCCTTCTCCGACTGCGCCCCCCTCCAAACTTTCCTAGGCACGATTTCGGACCACACTACGACCGTCCCCGGGTATGACGCTTGCAGTCTAAGACAGTCATACCTTATGTCCCTTGATAGGTCCCTAAACCTCCTTTTTCCCAAATCGTTTCCTCCCACGTGTATGACCAAAACCTCCGGCGCCCTATCCCACCTAACCCGCCTTTCAACTTCCTCCAATACGCTGCCCCAAGTCATCCCTCTAATCCCCATCCATCTCACTATCGCCTCACTCTTCTGAAACCGTAGCTGCCTCCCATTCGGCCGTACCCCCGCTCTCTCTGCTCCCCAAAAAACATAGGAGTCTCCCAAGATCCAAACTAATGCTGGACGACCATCTGTAAAATAAACAGCAACAATACTATATTAGCAAACCGCCATTATGAccccccccaccctccagacGACCCCGCCTTGAATTTAAAGCAGGTGGGGTCGCACGTATGATTTAAAACGCCCTGACTCCCACCGACCTATCCTCTTCACTGCCTCCTCCCCCATACCTCTTACTGACGCTTCCGTCGCCGCCCCCACCCGAAATGAGTGAGACCCGAACTGTGTATTATTAAAACCCGCCACCTCTAAGGCCTTCTTGAACACCGCTATAAACTGAAAACGCGACAAAAATTCCCCGGTCTCGTGCCGCAAAAATGGGCCCGTGcgaaaatttaaccctttgctataCTGCTCCCAGGCACTCAGAGGGCACATACTGGCCCCCGGCACCTCACCCAACCGGATCACCTGCCCCCGTCCTTGCTGATCCGTCTTGGACCGACGGATAAGCAAGTCCAACCTCCCGTCTACCAACCGCAcatcctccgcctgcaggccgccCCCCACGGTCTTGCTAGGTGACACCAATTCGCTTACCCGTAGGGCCCcgaaaaatgcaaatgaaaaagCCGCCCTAAACAACCGCCGCTCGAACTCTTTTCCGCAAACAACATCAACCGCCTCCCctaatttctccaaaacatcaaaTGATACCGGTCGCCTAGTGTCCTGtctccctttccctctcctcaGACCCTTCAGCGCCTGTTTTACCAAAAAATTTTTTGTCGCGTCCTCCACCCCCCGTATTTTAAACCCAAAAGCCACCCCCGCTATAAACTGGTTCACTTTTGCCACTGACCGACCCAAATCTGCACTCTCTCCCAACCAACTCAACAGCAAGCCCACTCTATCCTCCTCTGAACGCTCCCCCCCACGCTGCCTCAACCATTCTTCCCACTCGCTCCACGCTGCGCAATATGCTGCCCTAGTCCGCCGAGCCAGTGACCGTTCtatcaggccccccactgctcgcttaccacgttccagattcgagacgggcacttcctcccctccttctccgcacccggcgccagtgtccggaaccgctcccactgaaagcgagagagagcatccgcaattgagttCTCGACACCTGGAACGTGTACCGCTACTACCCACATGTTTAATGACAAGGCCTCTAGCACCAACTGACGCAGCAGGTTAACCACCGGGGGGGATGACGCAGAGAGGTTGTtaatcacctgcaccacccccatgttgTCGCAGTGGAATCTTACTTTTCTATCACGGAAGTGGTTACCCCACAGTGTGATAGCCACTACTATTGGAAATAATTCCAATAGTACTAAGTTCCGAACTAAGCCTTCTTGCTTCCACTGCTCCGGCCATTCCCCCGCACACCATCTACCTTGAAAATAGGCCCCAAAGCCTGcgctccctgctgcatctgtatagagctcccagtccacgttgctactgacctcccccataattaccgacctgccattgtACTTCTCTAAAAAGGCGGACCAAACTGCCAGGTCCGCCTTGTGACTAACTCCCAAACGGATAAAGTGATGAGGGGCCCGAATCCCTGCTGTTGCCGCCGCCAACCGTCTACTGAAAACCCggcccatgggcatgatcctgcaggcaaaattcagcttgcccagcagtgactgcagccctttGAGCGTGATTTTCTTCGCCACCCGCGCCGCACCTAATTCCTCCTGCAAGTTTCttaatttttcttctggtaaTCGGCACTCCATTGCCTCAGAGTCAATGGTGATGCCCAAAAAACTTAAACAAGTTGTGGGCCCCTCCGTCTTTTCCGGTGCCAGAGGCACCCCGAACCGTTTGGCCACCCATTGCAAGGTTCCCAGTAAGTTCGCACAAACTGGCGAACCCCCGGGCCCTACGCacagaaaatcatccaggtaatgaatgaccgactgcactgccgccgtgtccttcaccacccactctaaaaacgaactaaacgcttcgaagtatgcacatgagattgagcatcccatgggcaaacaacgatccgcaaaataactccctgcccaaaaacaccccaacaacctcACACTTTCTTGTGTTACTGGCAGCAAGCGAAAGGCTGACTctatgtcagcctttgccatcaaTGCCCCCCTTCCATAGTTCCGAACCCAATGAAGCGCCGCATCAAACGATGTATACACCACCGAGCATAGCTCGGGGTCTATTCCGTCGTTTACAGACGCCCCCCTTGGGTACGATAAGTGGTGAATAAGCcgaaatttattcggctccttcttcGGTACCACTCCCAAAGGTGACACCACAAAGTCTTGCACGGGTGGCTCTTcaaacggccccgccatgcgcccTAACCTAACCTCTTTCATTAGCTTCTCCGTCACCACTTCCGGATATTCTAACGCCGAACGTAaattttttaacgaaaaggggaccccatgaaccggaggcgggatgtgaaaaccatccctaaaacccttaaacaATAACTCCGCCTTCTCTCTATCCGGGTACCTACTTAGGTACggtaccatctcttccagaatcactggggtcatcccttttcgCAAAACCCCCTGGAccttttccctttcctttcttGAAACATCTGCCAGCCCCGTGAGACCCCGCGCCGCAGTGAGAGCAGGCATGACGGAACTTGCATGTTGCTCCGAACTTGCACTGACCCTCGTTGTACTGCCAGCAGTACCCGGTCCTACTCCCCCCTGCTGAACCACCCTGCCCCCCGGCTGAACTAGAGGCCGAGCCGAAGGACCCGGCACTGCCCTGAAAGGGCTGACCGAACCGCGcgggggccattactctcaaccaTAGACCTATATCTTTGTGATCCCATCTGATCGATGGGCGCACTGCCttacgctgcctgaactgctcatcatagcgcagccaggtctgtccCCCATACACTCGATAGGCCTCACCAATGGAGTCCATGTAACAGAAAAGGCCGGAGCAATTGTCCGGCGCTTTTTCTCCGATTACGCTCGCTAGAATGGCAAACGCCTGCAGCCAGTTCGCGAACGTCTGGGGTATAAGGCGCCACCtacgcttctcctcctcctcttttttaaacTCAGTCCGCTTTCCCTTgtctaaattaaatttttccaagggtaggagggagaatatctcgacatattcgtccctccaaatcttttccctcacctcttttttTAGGTGGGCCCCCAACGggccctcaaagcagacgtaGACCTCGCCTTTTGCCTTATCGTCTAGCCGCACCCCCTCCCCGTCCTTTTCTGTCTGGACCGCTACTGCCACCCCGGCCGATCCCCCTGACTCCAACGTACCTGCTGCACCCCCCACTTGAGAGATTTCCCCAGTGGATTGTGCCCCCGTCTGTAACCCGCTCGTGGACATCTGTCCTACCAGCGGGGCAGATTGTAACACCCCAaccgcctgtcctaccccagtcccACCAGCAAACGGTCCTCCCGGTCCGTCCCTAATGCTGGACGACGCACTGCATGGTGAGTTCCATGCTGTGACAGGCGACGGAGCGTAACCTACCCCCTGCCTCCTCAGCAATTCTAATACCACCCCCAGCAATGCACCTGCTTCGCCGCCTACCCCTAGCGCGTTAGTTAATGCAGCGCTACCCCCCGCAAATACCCCACTACTAGACCCCGCATGCGCCACGCGGCTAACATTGCTGGACACACCAGACATAGAGCAtgactcacctggctgcgtaggggctgtggacccaccagccgccgaccagtcttgCCGCTGTTCCTCCTGGACTCTGCTAACGCCGGGCTGTGACCGCTCTGCTGGGACCGCAACCGCCTCCGATCTTCTTGGTGCCGAAGAAACATAGGCCACCTCTGTCGCCGTCGCACGCCTTCCGGATGACTCCGCCGCCGGGCCCCGAGAAACCGCGGGCCGCCCGTCACTTGAACTGTTGCAGGGCTGCTCCCCCTCCGATGCACCTCCGGGTGAGCAGCCCCCGACCCCTTCCAGGCTCTTTGCTTTCTGTGCAGCGcttggccccgcccccctctcagcacggggcCTCGCGCTGCCCGCCGCACCTCGTCTTTTGGCGGGAGTCCTCCCCgccctgctccccctgcctgttggtgttgccgGGGGGAGCCTACTACGGGGGGGGGCCGGAGAGGCACTCCGCAGCCTCTGCCTGCGTGAGGGAGCGTGCTCGGGGCTCAGTCTCTCTGGTGCACGCGCCCTCCGCGGCCGCTCTTTTGCCagccccgctggtgctgccgccgccggccccgcaccTGTCCTCCGACTCCGGACCTCTGCAGCCGCCTCTGCACCTCCCGCCGCCTCCGCTCGAGctcccgctgctcctgcttctgccgccgctgccgtggataccgccgctgctcccagggcttCACCGGAGAGCTGGACAAGCCAGTCCAGCCCCCTTTCTTCTGCCTCCGCCCGGATCTTCTCGAGGATCGCCTCCATCTTCTCCCGGTAAGTGGCTGGTCTTCgggctcttctttttcttttcttcttctttgggaCTGCCTCCGCTGCTTCTTTTTCGGCACCTCGGGTCTCCGGTCTTCAGTCTCCCTGCCTCGCTGCCGTCTGCCGCGCTCTTCAGCTCCGCCGGGCACCTCAGGTCTGCTGGGCTCTCTGGGACTGCTGggctcttcggtccgctgggctcttcggtccgctggggtcttcggtccgctggggtcttcggtccgctggggtcttcggtccgctggggtcttcggtccgctggggtcttcggtccgctggggtcttctaacttcagcttctttcttcctcttcttctggacgctGTAATGGCCTTTCCCTGCGCTACCCCTCTATTTAACCCCCTcttcctaagctccgccccctcccggcatcctctactctaattaacccccctcctccccgttaaccctatcatgctgccttcctcctaccgccctgcgggcttccggctccggcagacCTATACTCTTGTAAGGTTCCACCTCCCAAAGACAGAATGATGTCTTCCAGCAAAATTAAGGTCTTGTTATAAATATGCTCTttattttgtatgtttatttCTTGATTATGTCTCTGCACTTGCCGCATGATATCCTCAGAGAAATTGTCTTTGTGAGTCTTCCACAACAGCAATGGCTCCGACACCTGACAAAAGACCACCATGATGGCAAACAATTCCCTCAACCTAACTGCTGAATCAGACAAAGCTGCTTCTTCCAATGTTTTGTTCCAATGACTGTCATCCTCAAGTAAgctgagtgacttacatgctgacTGGAATGTTAGATGAAGCACACCATCAACAGTTTTTAGATGACTGAAAGATGTGGGGCCACGAACCTCATGCAGTAGCAGTCGCAAATGGTAACATTCAGAGTTATTTGGATGTACTGTATAAACTCTACCAAGAACTGTGTCTTTTTTCACTCCTGGATATCCGATAACGCATGTTCCTTGTTTTCTTCGAACAAATCTATCTTTCTTCCATAAATAGAATGAAGGAACTTCGTGGTATAGGAGGGCTCTTGCAAAGCCATCAAGCTTACACAGTTCAAAAAATCCTATAAGAGTAGTTTTTGAAGGGGTGTTAATTTCATCTATTGCATTATCTGCAGTGAAATAGACTCTTTGCCCATTTTCCAGATGAACCGCAAGGTGCATTACTGAAGGGAATCTTTCAtggatttgaaaagaaaaaatacgCCAAATGGCTTCAGAACTGCTAATATAGCGACCTGTCTGGTATATGTTTATTTCATCACATTCATTCTGCACTGCAAATGTGGCCTGATTACTACCTTTATTCACATACTTGCAAATATATTTAATGGATTTGACAGAATTGCAGTACTCAGCATTGATGTGTGCATTAAAGGTGCGGAGAAGAACAGGATTAAAAGGAACTACCCAGCTGTTATCAAGTACCCAAGTCCCTTGAGCCTTCTCAATAGTTACTGTAAACCCACCCTCACTTGGTGATCTTCTTCTGTACTTCGGATACCCATCATCACCAGTCTGGGTCTCACTGAGAAATGGCTTGGGGTACCTTTTGGAACACTTGCCATCCTTTATGCACTGGGAATGTGTGTTGAAGTTTCCACATGGCCCATGTATCATATTACATTTAACAATGTTGTACAGAATACGATCTTCTTTTGGATTTGGTATCTCTGCACAAATTATATTGTCAATCCGGTCTGGTGTGATTGCATTTTCAAGCCATAACAAAATATGAATGTGAGGGAGACCACGTTTCTGCCATTCGACAGAATACATGTAACATCTGGGCTTTCCAAAAAGACTCCCTTTGGTTAACAAACTCATGATCTTTTTAACTTTAAGATGGAAAACTCGACTTGTGATGTCATGACGATGCTGGGGTTTCTGCCTGGGCAGTAGAGCTTCTGTAATTTCTGTCCATTTTGGGTTACACGTAAAGGTAATGAATAAGTCTGGACGGCCATAGTGACGCACATAGGTCATTGCATCCTGGGTACGTTCGTGCATGTACCGTGGTCCTCCTGTGAATGACGATGGCAAGATAACAGCCTGGCCCAACTGTCTGATGTCTGCATCATTTTTATCAATGGCGTCTTTCTGCTTTCAATGTAAC is a window of Eleutherodactylus coqui strain aEleCoq1 chromosome 4, aEleCoq1.hap1, whole genome shotgun sequence DNA encoding:
- the LOC136625264 gene encoding uncharacterized protein isoform X1, translated to MPALTAARGLTGLADVSRKEREKVQGVLRKGMTPVILEEMVPYLSRYPDREKAELLFKGFRDGFHIPPPVHGVPFSLKNLRSALEYPEVVTEKLMKEVRLGRMAGPFEEPPVQDFVVSPLGVVPKKEPNKFRLIHHLSYPRGASVNDGIDPELCSVVYTSFDAALHWVRNYGRGALMAKADIESAFRLLPVTQESVRLLGCFWAGSYFADRCLPMGCSISCAYFEAFSSFLEWVVKDTAAVQSVIHYLDDFLCVGPGGSPVCANLLGTLQWVAKRFGVPLAPEKTEGPTTCLSFLGITIDSEAMECRLPEEKLRNLQEELGAARVAKKITLKGLQSLLGKLNFACRIMPMGRVFSRRLAAATAGIRAPHHFIRLGVSHKADLAVWSAFLEKYNGRSVIMGEVSSNVDWELYTDAAGSAGFGAYFQGRWCAGEWPEQWKQEGLVRNLVLLELFPIVVAITLWGNHFRDRKVRFHCDNMGVVQVINNLSASSPPVVNLLRQLVLEALSLNMWVVAVHVPGVENSIADALSRFQWERFRTLAPGAEKEGRKCPSRIWNVMVVQH
- the LOC136625264 gene encoding armadillo repeat-containing X-linked protein 2-like isoform X2, translating into MEAILEKIRAEAEERGLDWLVQLSGEALGAAAVSTAAAAEAGAAGARAEAAGGAEAAAEVRSRRTGAGPAAAAPAGLAKERPRRARAPERLSPEHAPSRRQRLRSASPAPPRSRLPPATPTGRGSRAGRTPAKRRGAAGSARPRAERGAGPSAAQKAKSLEGVGGCSPGGASEGEQPCNSSSDGRPAVSRGPAAESSGRRATATEVAYVSSAPRRSEAVAVPAERSQPGVSRVQEEQRQDWSAAGGSTAPTQPVGAVPDTGAGCGEGGEEVPVSNLERDGRPALVWILGDSYVFWGAERAGVRPNGRQLRFQKSEAIVRWMGIRGMTWGSVLEEVERRVRWDRAPEVLVIHVGGNDLGKRRFRDLSRDIRYDCLRLQASYPGTVVVWSEIVPRKVWRGAQSEKGLNRARVKLNREVSRFLGSKGGVAARHIDLEKGVGNYWRSDGVHLNDIGIDLWTEGLQEGIERALLVWGAAQAQGGRASLAVAGEGEGPLEPV